The Geomonas ferrireducens DNA segment GCAAAGGACAATTGAGCCATGAAGACCGCAAACTTCTTGATGAGCTTAAAAAATACCTTCCCTCCCCATTGAAAAAAATAGTTTGAAAATACACACAATTTTTCACAGTAGAGGTAGGTAGAGAAGCATGGTTAAAGTTCTGTCAGTGTTTGGTACCCGTCCAGAAGCCATAAAAATGGCACCTGTTATTAAAGGTTTGGAAAATGATCCTGAGATATTTAAGAGCATTGTGTGCGTAACAGCACAACATCGCCAAATGCTAGACCAAGTTTTAGACCTTTTTGACATTATCCCAGACTACGATCTCGACATAATGAAACCTGGGCAGGATCTTACAGACATAACTTGCCATGTATTGCAGGGCCTGAAGCCAATCCTTCTTAAGGAAGTTCCAGATATAGTACTTGTGCATGGTGATACCTCCACTGCAATGGCTTCTTGCATTGCCGCATTTTATGCACATATAAAAGTCGGTCATGTAGAGGCTGGCCTGCGAACCGGCAACAAATTAGCTCCCTTTCCAGAAGAAATGAACAGGCGCATTGCAGGGGCTGTCAGTGACATCCATTTTGCTCCTACAGTAGTTGCTCGTCAGAATCTTTTAAAGGAAGGTGTAGCAGAGCAGGATGTCTTCGTAACGGGAAACACTGTAATCGATTCTCTATATCGAGTTTTAGATAAAATAAAAAAAGATCAAAAACTTTATACAGTTTTAAGTGAGAGGTTCTCTTTTTTGTGCCCCGGGAAAAAACTAATTTTGGTCACTGGACACAGGCGGGAAAACTTTGGCCAAGGATTCGAAAATATCTGCGGTGCCATCGAAGATATCGCTAGCATTAATCCTGACGTAGAGGTGGTCTATCCAGTCCATTTGAATCCGAATGTTCAAGAACCAGTTAAACGTCTTTTAAGTGCGAGACTTTTGAAAAACGTTCACCTCATTGGGCCTCTTGATTATCTTCCTTTCGTTTATTTAATGGATCGTGCATACCTGATTCTCACAGATTCAGGCGGAGTACAGGAGGAAGCACCATCTTTAGGAAAGCCTGTGTTGGTGATGCGAGAAACGACGGAAAGACCTGAAGCCGTCCAAGCGGGCACAGTTTTGCTCGTCGGAACTGATAGAAGTGCGATCGTTGCAGCAGCTAATACCCTTCTTCGTGACACTTCAGCATACGAAAAGATGTCAAAGGCTCACAACCCATATGGAGATGGTCGTGCTGCAGAGAGGATTTTGAAAACTTTGCAAGTTTGCTTAGAGTGAAAAAAACACACAGCTGCGGAGAGTTCCGTCATATAACGTTGCTAAAAAAGGCTGTAGTGGGGGTAGGGTACATTGGCCTTCATACTGCTCCCATGCTTGCAACAAAATCACTTAAGTATTAGGTCGGCTTAGACGGTTTAATTCAGGCAATATTGTAGATGTCCCCGGCCCTTCATGCTGTGAATAGTGACAACCTGCAGACGTTGCTTGTTCCGAAGGCGGCAGACTCTTCCGTCTAAGCCTTTTCTGCGGCAGCTGAGGTGGTTATAGGAGGTTTTAAATGAAGTTCTATAAGCATCCGCAATCAATTGTAGAATCGCATAATATTGGTCGTAATTCGAGAATATGGGCTTTTGCGCACGTTCTGTCAAATGCAGTAGTTGGTGAAGAGTGTAATATATGTGATCATGTTTTCATAGAAAATGACGTCATCATTGGTAATAGGGTCACTATCAAATGTGGTGTACAGGTTTGGGACGGAGTGAGAATTGCTGATGATGTCTTTATAGGCCCGAATGCCACTTTTACAAATGATTTATTTCCTCGTAGCAAGAAGTATCCTGAGGAATTTTCAAAAACTTTCGTTCTTGAAGGGGCTTCGGTTGGCGCGAATGCCACAATCCTTGCTGGAGTCACTATTGGCAAAAAAGCCATGGTTGGCGCTGGAGCTGTTGTTACGAAGAACGTTCCGCCCAACGCGATCGTTGCTGGTAACCCCGCAAGAATCATTGGATATGTTACGACAACTATGGTTGTCGATAATAAGCAAGATAAATCATTTCTCCAAGGGGAAGTTCGTCAATCTGATATTCCGGGTGTTGAATTTCTTAGATTGCCGGTAATACCTGATATGCGTGGGAATTTATCCTATGCCGAATATGGGCAGTTTTTGCCTTTTATCCCTAAAAGGTTTTTTCTTGTTTATGGGGTTCCGAGCAAGGAGATCCGGGGAGAACATGCGCATAAAACCCTCGACCAATTTTTGTTATGCGTCAACGGATCTTGTACTGTCATGGTTGATGACGGTTCCTGCCGTGAAGAATATATTCTCGATTCTCCTGGAACAGCTCTGCGTATCCCACCGATGGTATGGGGGGTACAATATAAATATTCGTCTGACGCTATCCTGTTGGTTCTAGCATCAGATGTTTATTCAAATGAAGATTACATCAGGGACTACGATGAATTTCTAAAGGCGGTGGGTACCAGATGAAAGTTCCTTTTCTAGACCTTAAATCACCTTATATTGAGCTGAAAAATGATCTTGATTTAGCTTTTAATCGCGTGATGACCTCAGGATGGTATGTCTTAGGGAATGAAGTAGCAGCGTTTGAAAATGAATTTGCATCCTATTGCGGTGCAGAACATTGTGTGGGTGTTGGGAACGGACTTGACGCATTGCATTTGATATTACGTGCTTACGGAATTGGGGCTGGCGATGAAGTGATAGTCCCTTCAAACACTTATATTGCAACGTGGCTCTCTGTTACCCATGTCGGTGCTACGCCTGTTCCGGTCGAGCCTGAAGCACGGACGTATAATATAGATGCCGCATTAATAGAGAGAGCGATTACTAACAAGACCAAAGCCATCATCGTAGTTCATCTCTATGGCCAAACAGCGGACATGGATGCGATAAATGTTATTGCCCATAAAAATGGATTAAAGGTGATAGAAGACTGTGCTCAAGCTCACGGTGCTCTTTACAAAGGGCGCAGAGCCGGCAGTCTTGGTGACGCTGCTGCATTCAGTTTTTACCCCGGCAAAAACCTGGGAGCTGTAGGCGATGGTGGCGCTGTAACTACTAGCGATCCTGAAGTATCAGATCGGGTCAGGGTTCTTCGCAATTACGGTTCCAGAGTCAAATACCACAATGATGTCATAGGCTTTAACTCACGTCTCGATGAGTTACAGGCTGCGTTACTTCGTGTTAAATTAAAAAAACTCGATGAATGGAATGGTCGTCGTCAGGCTCTTGCATCTCTGTATATGAGAACTCTAGAGGGAGTCCCCGACCTCATTTTACCTTTTGTGGCCGAGTGGGCCGAACCTGTCTGGCATCTTTTTGTCGTTCGTCATCCGCGGCGGGACAGCTTACAAGATTATCTGACATCTAAAGGTGTAGGTACGCTTATTCATTATCCCGTTCCTCCCCACCGCTCTAGCGCCTATTCAGGACAAGGTTATCGAGAACGTTGTTACCCAATTGCTGAGGATCTTGCGGCTACTGTGCTAAGTCTTCCCATGGGCCCTCACCTTGATGATAATTGCGTTGGTTATGTCGAAAATGCCTTTTCTAGTTTCGCCTAAACTTTTACGGGTTTTACGTTTTCAGGATCAAATATGTTCTTCCGAATAATGATATCTGCAATATCCGTATTGTGTCACAGGTACAACTTTCTGCGGTTGCAGTTGTCAACCGCTTCTTTAAAGAGACTTTTAGTCCTCGGCAGCGATATACGGCCAGTAGTTCCGGTTCGCTGTGACGGAAGTGGGAAGGTTTTTGTTGGGAGCGGGGTTTTGTTAGGCTGTAAGCCTGCGCCTAGGTTGGGGAATGGCGAAATCCTGTTGCAAGCCAGAGAACCAAAAGCAGTTGTAGAAATTGGGAACAGAGTGGCTTTTTCCAATAACGTTTCAATCATTGCCAATGATAGAATCTCTATTGGAGACGATTGCCTTATAGGTGACTGCGTACTTATCATGGATTCTGATTTCCATGGCATAGATCCCCTACAAAGACGAACGAGCAAAGGTATTTCTTTACCTGTTGTTATAGGGAAAAATGTTTGGTTTGGTAGCCGGGTAATCGTTCAAAAAGGAGTCTGCATTGGTGAGAATTCCATTATAGCGTCTCAAGCCGTAGTTACGCGAAGTATCCCTCCTAATTGCGTGGCTGGTGGAAATCCCGCAAAAATTATTAGGTATATAAATGAAGGTAAGAACTAATAAGTCTGCAACCCATATAATTAGAGCATCAGCAATAATGGGTAGCAGTTCGTTTGTTGTCATCCTTACCGGGGTTGTGAAAAACAAAGTTTTAGCTCTTATTATAGGACCAGCTGGCTTAGGTCTTGTGGGGCTTTACTTGTCTATAATTTCAGTTGTAGCAACCATTTCAGGGATGGGTATTAACGGTAGTGGGGTCCGCCATATTGCTGCCGCAGTTAGCGAAAACGACAACGAAAAGCTGAGCATTACTTGTACGGCGGTCAGAATATCTTCTTTTGTATTTGGCTTGGTTGGAGCTATCTCCCTCATTGTGTTCCGCGAACAGGTGTCTGTTCTTGCAATAGGTAAGAGCGGTTATGGTGCTGTAGTTGCTTGGCTAGGCCTTGGAGTCTTAGCTACGAATGTATCCAATGCACAGATATCTTTGTTAAACGGTTTAAGAAAACTGGGTGACCTCGCCAGGATCAATGTGACAGGGGCTCTACTTGGATTGCCCATAGCTTGTATTGCTGTTTTGCTTTGGAAAACTAACGGAGTAATAGCAGCGCTTGTTGGAGGTAATTTAGCAACCCTGACAGCCTCCTGGTGGTTTTATAACAAGAGTGAGATTCCGAAAGTAAAAATCGGTCGTAACTGGAACCTGGTTTTGGTGCAGCTAAGGGAACTCTTAGGGTTAGGGACAGTGCTGATGCTCTCAGCGCTAATGACAGCTTCTGTTCAATTTTGTGTCAGGGCCTATTTGTCCCAAACTATGGGGATTGAAGCCACAGGTCACTTCCAAGCGTCTTGGAGCATTTCTATGCTTTACCTTGGGTTTGTACTCAACGCCATGGCGACAGACTTTTACCCTCGTCTTTCGATGGTTGCAAAGGATTCAAGTGAGACTAACAATCTGGTAAATGAGCAGATGGAAGTAGCTTTACTTCTTACAGGGCCTGTTATTCTTGGAATGTTAAGCTTCACTCCACAGATAATTTCCATCTTATATTCTAAAGCTTTTTATGAGACTACAAGCATACTTCGTTGGCAAATCCTCGGAGATCTTTTTAAGGTTGCGTGCTGGCCGATGGGTTTCATTCTGCTCGCTCACGGTCGCAGTGCCTTATTCTTTGCTGCAGAACTTACATGGAATCTCGCGTATTTGAGTATCATCTACATGGGGCTCGGGATATGGGGTGTAAATATAACTGGCATAGCGTTCTTAGTTGCATACATCCTCCTTTTTTGTGTTAACTGGGTAATTGTTCACCGTCTCACCAGATTTAGGTTCACTAGATATAATTTACGGCTTTTGTTGATGTATGTTTTATGTTCTATAATAGTATACTGCTTTGCTGATACGAATAATGTTATGTTTTTTGCTATGTCTTTGTTGATCACATTGGCTTTAGGCGTGTACTCTATTCGTCGTCTATGCAATTCAGTCGGACCCCTTCCTTGGAAGAAGGCAAAAGCAACCAATTGCTTTTAAGCCAAATAATGCGAGTTTTCTTTTGAATATACTTTTTATTACAAACAAGTTCATAACAGGAGGTGCCGAGCGATATATCCTAAAAAAGGCATCCGCTCTAATCGCTGAAGGACATAGAGCGCTGATTATTTCGGCTGGTGGTGAGTATACGACACGTCTGCTCGATTTGAATATTCCTTTCGTCGATATTCCAGGGCTTGATAAAAACATCAACCTCCTTAGTCACTCAGAGATTCTTTTCATAACTGCTAAGGTAGGATCTGCAATTCTTAGCCACAAGATTGATATCATAGAAATTGACTCGCCGGTAGTTTTGGAAGTTGGTATTGCGGCTGCTTTCGCATGTAAGATCCCATTTCTTCTCAACATTTTTCATGAATATTCGTTTGGTTCAAAGCATGATATCCGGTTGCTCGAGGTTCTTTCCCGTAGCGGACTTCTGTTTTTTCTCTCCGAAAGTATTGGGGATATTATTTCCTCAAGAACCGGTGCTGATCTAAAAGATGCTCGTGTCCTCCCTATCGTATTGGATCCATATGAATTTAACTCTGACGATCCTCCCTTGGAAATATCAGATGATCTTTTTGTATTTGTTGCAATTGCTAGGTTGACTAAAGATAAGGCTTATATAGATGTGTTGCTGGATGAATATTGTCAATTTGTAAACCGTGCAGGTGCAAAAAAAACCAGACTTTTCATCGTAGGAGATGGGCCATTCTTTGACAGGTATCACCGTAAATCCCAGCGTATTAACAAACGTATTCGAAAAAATGACAATCTAATCATCATGATGGGGAATCGTACTGATATATCCGCATTCTATAGGCGCGCGGATGTATATGTCGGAATGGGGACCACGGCTCTTGAAGCTGCCTTTTTCAAGACCCCTGTTATTGTAGCCTCATTCCACCCTTATCATACCTCAAGCATTGGATACTTCAGTAGGATCGTATACGAGTCAGTCGGGGAAGTGGTGCCCTCTAGAGTCTCTTTTACCTCCTATTCTGACATGATGTTTGAACTTTATAAAAACCAGAAACTTCGCGAGGATCTTTCTGATAATGGATATAAAAAGATCTGCGACATGTACCTCGCAGAAATTGTAATGAAGAAGTGGATTGTTGCGTACAATGACATTCTTCTCGATAAACAACACATTCTATCGCTTGACCTTGACGACATGATCTATTTTCGCGACAGTAAACGTCTGAGGATAAAGAAATTCTTACAATCCCTCACGCGGCTTGCACAACTCTAACTTATGTTACCACTTGCTTACAATAGTACTAGATCGGGGGGGCGACTGGTGTTTCCCTTGGCAGTCATCGCCTGGGCTGTGTTCGTTTCATATTTTCTCATACTTCCGGAGCTCTTTAAAATTAAAATGACAGGGGCCCATGTTATTCTTCTGGATTGCCTTACTATTTTGGGCTTCATCTTATTTGCCTCAAGCCGTGTTGGCGCTATTGGCCATTTACCAGTTTGCCTGACTAAGTACAAAAACAATCTATATTGTTTTATTTTGTTCATATTTATCACTAGCCTCTTTGGGGCCGTCACTAACGGATTTCCTAATGGATTCATTGATTCTTTTAAAATTGCAACCCAACAAGCATGGCCGCTTGTGCAGATGTTGTTTTTTTTAAACTTAGGTGTATTTTCTTATCGTCGTCTCGAAATGAGTGAAAATATATTTATTGTATCGATCAGCGTAATAGCTATTGCTGACACTGTTTTAAACATAGCGTCTCTAGAGTCGATACATTACCTTCGGCCACTTGCTCCTCAAAGCCTTCTATTTATTTTTTGCTTCTTGTTGCTACTAGAGAGAATTCTAAGAGGTAATACTTTACCAGCAAAAGGACCACTTTTGATCTTTGTTTGCCTGATGACATTCAATTTCATGGCAGTTGCCTTGTCTGTTACAAGAACAGCTTTGGTAGGACTAGTTCTTGGGTCCATCATAATGTTTTTGCAGAAATTTAGCGGAAGTTATAATAAAACTAAATATATTTTCTTCTTTATGCTTTTTGGTTTTTGTTTTTTTATTTTTTTCTTAAAGATGGGGCTAGGGGATGCTTTTGCCTATAGGTCATTCAATTTGCAGGATTCAGAAAGAATAATTATATGGCTTGACGCCTTTAGGATCTTCAAAGAGAACCCTGTTATCGGTGTCGGACCTGGTTATTATATTAATAACAGTTTGATTGACAATTTTGATCTGGTCGGTGGCCTGTCGTCTGAAAATATGAGCAACTCTTTGATCCAAATTGGGTCCGCGCATAATACCTTTCTTAACACTCTTGCAACGACAGGAGTCATAGGACTTATATTTTATATTTTTATTTTAGTTCAGACTCGTTCCTTGCTGAGCAAGTCCCTGCAAAAAGTGGATTGGGTTAAATCGTACTTTTGGGTTACTTTTTTCCTCTCCCTTTTTGAAGAATCTACATTTTTACCTTCCACAAGGTACACTCCAATTCTACTTGCCCCCTTCTGGTATTTCATGGGAGCGAAAGTCTTTGGCAATCGCACTCTCCCAAGTGCATCTTCGAACGATAAAACGGATCTTTCCCATGCCCAATGTTGAATCTGAAATCGCACCAAAACCTGTGGTTGTGTTTCTAGAAGATGTAACTATTTTAGATAGACCATACCTTCACCGGTTTTTTATTGCACAAGCCAAAGAATTCTTGAGCTTGAATGCGAAAGTTATATTTTGCACTAAGGACTGTACTCCTTTGTTACAAAAGTTTTTAGATGATCACATCACTGGCGCATTTGCAGATAGGAACAGCGGTCGTAATTCTATTAAAAAATATAATCCGACGATTTTATTCATTTCGAGTGTAATAACTGGAGCTAAGTTATATCTGCTTCATGTCTTTTTTCGGAAAAAAGCGAACATTGTTTTTTGGTATCAGGGCCTAATTCCAGAAGAGTCATTTTTAAGACGCAATAGCAATCTTCGCAGATGCATCTTACTCTTACTTGAGCATCTTGGACTCGAAATATCAGATATTGTTTTGTTGCCGACCCAAAGCATGTTGGATTACCTGAAAGATGCTAACCGACTGCCTCAAAAAAATAAATATATAGTCATTCCCAATGCTATTAGCGCACTGCCTCCTTTGACTTCTGAATCCAAGAAACTTTGGGCGATCGAGTCCAATACATCACCTACAATTGGCTACTGTGGTGGGTTGTCGAGATGGCAGTGTTTCCCTGCGGCACTTCACTTCGTAAAGAAGCTTCAAGAACTTGATCCAAACGTCCTATTTTTAATACTCACTTTCGACTCCCAAAAAGCTTTGGATATGCTGTCAGAAAATGGAATATCAAATGCTGTAGTTCGGAGTACTACTCCTGACCAAGTATATAAATATGTTCAAGCTTTTGATGTCGGAATCCTATTTCGAGAAGAGGGCCCCGTCAATGCTGCAGCTTTTCCCCTGAAATACTTAGATTATATTTCTAATGGTGTGCCTGTATTGACGACTCATGCACTCAAAGCGATTTTCGATGACGCTAAAGCGACACATGGTTGTGTTCTGAATCTAGATGACATTGATTATTCTTCTGTTCTTTCTTATATTAAAGACATTGCGTCTGATAAAACGTTAATAACTAAATCACTTAGGCAGCACTGTGCTGATAGGTGGATGTTTCATTATGTTAACAGGCAAGCGAAAAGAGCTTTTAAGGAACTGCTGCAGAAGACTTCTGCCAACGTGTAATTTATATAATTGTGGGTTCTTTTATGAATTCTTCACCGAAGTTATTAATAGTTGGCCGCGTTCCTCCGCCATATGGAGGCGTATCCGTTCATCTCTATCGTCTTACTGAATATTTGAAAATGGCCGGTTTTCCTTTTCAATTTTGCGATCTATCGGGAAGTTCGAATTCAAATTTTATCAACTGCAATAATCTTTTCCGTTTGACATGGGCGCTTATCGCTAGGCGTTACAGCGTTGTCCATTGCCATGCCAGTAATCCTTTGCTGGTAATTTTAATTGGTTTAGTTTCCGCACTCCTGAACCGCAAAGCGATTTACACATTGCATGGTGAAGGAAACCTCTTAACTTGTGAGAATGGATCTTTTCCATTGAAGACCGTATTGCGTTTTGTCCTGCGTAGAGCAACTAGAATTATCACTATTAATTCCAACTGTTACACAAGGGCTTGCCAACTCGTTTCCTCTAGTGACAAAATATTGCAAATGCCAGCGTACTTGCCTCCTACACCCTCTGAGTTTATTTCTCAACCGATTTCAGATCGTATTGAAGAATTTTTACTAGAGCACTCTGTCTGCTTTGCCTCCCAGGGAACTTTTGGTAATAAATACCAAGGACTTGATCTTTATCGTTTTGACTTAATGGCTGAGGCTCTTCTTAAACTGAGGGAGACGGTTTCAACCGCTGGTCTTATCTCCTTTATCTCGCAAACACTTGACCCGGCTGCTCGCGATGAAGTTTTTGGTCTTCGTCAAAAAATGGGACTTGATCATCACTGGTTAATTCTTGAAAATTTTGGTTCAGCATTGCCCATATATCTGAGATGCAAGGCATTTATACGCCCCACTATGTCTGACGGTGATTCTCTCAGTATACGCGAATGCCTTGATTTGGGAATTCCCGTCATTGCTTCCGACGCTGTTCCCAGGCCTGATGGGTGTATAATTTTCAAAACAGGCGATGTCCATTCACTTCATACCTCTATTTTGTCATTACTGACCGACTATAAGTACTTCAATGCACAAGTGAAAAAAACAAAAACAGATAATTGTTATCAGCCATTGCTTAAATGTTATATCGACTGTTTAGCCATTTAAATCGGATCGGAAAGGAATTGCTTATAGATGAATTTAAAACGTTTATTTCACTCAATTTTGTCTGGCTATGATGAGACTGCTTTTTGGATAGCGAAAGAAAGATGCAGAACAACAAAAAACACATTTTTAAAATTTTTCTATCTTCGAAGGTACAATAAGTTAAGTCTCAAGTTTTGCGCTTACGTGGGGTATAATGCAATTTTTGATGAACTACCAATCCTCCCTCATAGTTTGTTTGGAATTTTTATCTCTGATTCAGCCACGATAGGAAAGTCATGTGTAATATTCCATCACGTCACGATTGGTTCAAATACACTTAAAGACTCTAAAAGGCCTGGTGCTCCTACTATTGGCAATAATTGTTACATCGGAGCCGGGGCAAAAATTATCGGGAATATAAAAATTGGTGACAATGTCCGGATAGGTGCAAATTGCGTTGTCACACAGGATATACCCTCAAACAGTACAGTTGTCCTCCCTCCACCTCGTATCATGGCGAAGGAAAACACCGATAACAGCTTTATTAGACAAAAGCGAAACAACTAATAGGTCGAATTGTAATGACTTCGAATGCCTTTAATTTATATAGCCAGCTTCCAGTTTGCCTTCAGAATCTCGCGTGTTCATTGGCTGGTTTGAAAATTAAACGGGACAGATATGACAGGACCTTTCACGACTCGTTGAAAAGTCTTTGTGAATCCGAATGGCTCACCCTTGCTGAGTTGCAGGCATATCAGGACCGCCAAGTGGCGCGGGTAATTAAACATGCTTATGATACAGTGCCATATTATCGTCGTGTAATGGACGAAAACCGATTGATCCCATCGGATATTACCAAGACCGCTGATCTTGTCCAACTTCCCCTCCTATCCAAGGATATGGTCCGTGAATACGGTGACCAGTTGCTTTCCAACTCTGTACCCAAAAAGCAGATGGTTGAAGGCCATACGGGAGGTACAACAGGTAAAGCCCTACAACTTTTCGCAGATAAAGGCACGCAACCTCGTCAATGGGCTGTTTGGTGGCGGCACCGTCGCAGATTCGGATTGGACATAAATGATGATTTCATTGTTTTTGCCGGAAGGAATGTAATTCCTTTAAGCAACATGAATCCGCCCTTTTGGCGCCGTAACATTCCAATGCACCAGACATATGTGTCAATCCACCACATGACGAAGCAAAATATGCCTGCTCTTTTAGATTATCTCCAAAAGAGGAAAGTGAAATACTACTCGGGCTATCCTTCTGCTGTCTATCTTGTCGCAAAATATATGTTGGATAATGGCATCACCTTGCCAAATCCTCCTGATGTGACTGTCCTTGGGGCTGAAACGCTTTTGCCGCACCAGCGCCGGGCAATGAAGGAGGCATTCGGTGGGCGGATCACGGATCAATACGGAGCAAGCGAACAATGCGGAAATATAAGCGAGTGTGAACATGGCAACTATCACGTTGATATGGAATTCGGCCACATAGAATTTCTTCCTTTGAAAGAGGATATACCAAACGTAAGAAGGATTGTTTGCACCGGCTTCTGGAATGACGCCATGCCGTTGATCCGTTACGAAACAGGCGATCTCGCTACTATCTCGTCTGAAAACTTTACTTGCCCGTGTGGTCGCAAATCGCCCGTGGTTGAGAAAATCGATGGCCGTATAGAGTCCTACATTATTACCCCTGATGGCCGACAGGCTGGACGTTTAGATTTCATTTTCAAAGACAGCTGGTTCATAGAAGAAGCGCAGTTCATACAGGAAAATATTTCCTCAGTCAAAGTTAAGGTCGTGCGGAGTCCTGAGTTCAAAGATGAGCATGAAAAGAAGCTCCTCAGTGACCTCAGAAATTATTTGGGTGACGTAATCCAGTTTGAAATAGAATACGTTGATGCAATTCCCCGTACAGCCAACGGAAAGTTTCGTCAAATCATTTCCACTGTTTCCAGCAATAGGGCAAATTAACAATGAGGTTACTTTGAACCAGATCATCCAGAACTTGAAAAGTGGAGAGACTCTTCTTCAAGAAGTTCCGGCTCCAACTGTGCAACCCGGCTGCCTTCTTATAAAAACCTGTCGAACCCTTGTCTCTTTGGGCACTGAACGGATGCTGGTGGAATTCGGCAATGCCAGCCTCATCCAGAAAGCACGCCAGCAGCCGGACAAGGTGAAGATGGTGCTGGACAAGATCCGCAGCGACGGTCTGCTCCCGACGATGGAGGCTGTCTTCAACAAACTTGGGCAGCCGCTTCCTCTAGGGTACTGCAACGTTGGGCGTGTCATTGCGGTGGGGCAGGGGGTTACAGACTTTCAGGTTGGCGACAGGGTTGCTTCCAACGGGTCTCACGCCGAAATTGTCTCAGTCCCCAAAAACCTCTGCGCAAAGATACCTGAGAAGGTGACAGATGATGCTGCCGCGTTTACAGTCATCGGCTCCATTGGGCTTCAAGGCATCCGCCTATTACGGCCTACCTTCGGTGAAACCGTCGCAGTCATCGGGCTAGGTCTTATTGGGCTGC contains these protein-coding regions:
- the wecB gene encoding non-hydrolyzing UDP-N-acetylglucosamine 2-epimerase, with the protein product MVKVLSVFGTRPEAIKMAPVIKGLENDPEIFKSIVCVTAQHRQMLDQVLDLFDIIPDYDLDIMKPGQDLTDITCHVLQGLKPILLKEVPDIVLVHGDTSTAMASCIAAFYAHIKVGHVEAGLRTGNKLAPFPEEMNRRIAGAVSDIHFAPTVVARQNLLKEGVAEQDVFVTGNTVIDSLYRVLDKIKKDQKLYTVLSERFSFLCPGKKLILVTGHRRENFGQGFENICGAIEDIASINPDVEVVYPVHLNPNVQEPVKRLLSARLLKNVHLIGPLDYLPFVYLMDRAYLILTDSGGVQEEAPSLGKPVLVMRETTERPEAVQAGTVLLVGTDRSAIVAAANTLLRDTSAYEKMSKAHNPYGDGRAAERILKTLQVCLE
- a CDS encoding O-antigen translocase, which produces MKVRTNKSATHIIRASAIMGSSSFVVILTGVVKNKVLALIIGPAGLGLVGLYLSIISVVATISGMGINGSGVRHIAAAVSENDNEKLSITCTAVRISSFVFGLVGAISLIVFREQVSVLAIGKSGYGAVVAWLGLGVLATNVSNAQISLLNGLRKLGDLARINVTGALLGLPIACIAVLLWKTNGVIAALVGGNLATLTASWWFYNKSEIPKVKIGRNWNLVLVQLRELLGLGTVLMLSALMTASVQFCVRAYLSQTMGIEATGHFQASWSISMLYLGFVLNAMATDFYPRLSMVAKDSSETNNLVNEQMEVALLLTGPVILGMLSFTPQIISILYSKAFYETTSILRWQILGDLFKVACWPMGFILLAHGRSALFFAAELTWNLAYLSIIYMGLGIWGVNITGIAFLVAYILLFCVNWVIVHRLTRFRFTRYNLRLLLMYVLCSIIVYCFADTNNVMFFAMSLLITLALGVYSIRRLCNSVGPLPWKKAKATNCF
- a CDS encoding DapH/DapD/GlmU-related protein yields the protein MDSDFHGIDPLQRRTSKGISLPVVIGKNVWFGSRVIVQKGVCIGENSIIASQAVVTRSIPPNCVAGGNPAKIIRYINEGKN
- a CDS encoding WxcM-like domain-containing protein is translated as MKFYKHPQSIVESHNIGRNSRIWAFAHVLSNAVVGEECNICDHVFIENDVIIGNRVTIKCGVQVWDGVRIADDVFIGPNATFTNDLFPRSKKYPEEFSKTFVLEGASVGANATILAGVTIGKKAMVGAGAVVTKNVPPNAIVAGNPARIIGYVTTTMVVDNKQDKSFLQGEVRQSDIPGVEFLRLPVIPDMRGNLSYAEYGQFLPFIPKRFFLVYGVPSKEIRGEHAHKTLDQFLLCVNGSCTVMVDDGSCREEYILDSPGTALRIPPMVWGVQYKYSSDAILLVLASDVYSNEDYIRDYDEFLKAVGTR
- a CDS encoding O-antigen ligase family protein, which codes for MAVIAWAVFVSYFLILPELFKIKMTGAHVILLDCLTILGFILFASSRVGAIGHLPVCLTKYKNNLYCFILFIFITSLFGAVTNGFPNGFIDSFKIATQQAWPLVQMLFFLNLGVFSYRRLEMSENIFIVSISVIAIADTVLNIASLESIHYLRPLAPQSLLFIFCFLLLLERILRGNTLPAKGPLLIFVCLMTFNFMAVALSVTRTALVGLVLGSIIMFLQKFSGSYNKTKYIFFFMLFGFCFFIFFLKMGLGDAFAYRSFNLQDSERIIIWLDAFRIFKENPVIGVGPGYYINNSLIDNFDLVGGLSSENMSNSLIQIGSAHNTFLNTLATTGVIGLIFYIFILVQTRSLLSKSLQKVDWVKSYFWVTFFLSLFEESTFLPSTRYTPILLAPFWYFMGAKVFGNRTLPSASSNDKTDLSHAQC
- a CDS encoding DegT/DnrJ/EryC1/StrS family aminotransferase, yielding MKVPFLDLKSPYIELKNDLDLAFNRVMTSGWYVLGNEVAAFENEFASYCGAEHCVGVGNGLDALHLILRAYGIGAGDEVIVPSNTYIATWLSVTHVGATPVPVEPEARTYNIDAALIERAITNKTKAIIVVHLYGQTADMDAINVIAHKNGLKVIEDCAQAHGALYKGRRAGSLGDAAAFSFYPGKNLGAVGDGGAVTTSDPEVSDRVRVLRNYGSRVKYHNDVIGFNSRLDELQAALLRVKLKKLDEWNGRRQALASLYMRTLEGVPDLILPFVAEWAEPVWHLFVVRHPRRDSLQDYLTSKGVGTLIHYPVPPHRSSAYSGQGYRERCYPIAEDLAATVLSLPMGPHLDDNCVGYVENAFSSFA
- a CDS encoding glycosyltransferase family 4 protein, which encodes MNILFITNKFITGGAERYILKKASALIAEGHRALIISAGGEYTTRLLDLNIPFVDIPGLDKNINLLSHSEILFITAKVGSAILSHKIDIIEIDSPVVLEVGIAAAFACKIPFLLNIFHEYSFGSKHDIRLLEVLSRSGLLFFLSESIGDIISSRTGADLKDARVLPIVLDPYEFNSDDPPLEISDDLFVFVAIARLTKDKAYIDVLLDEYCQFVNRAGAKKTRLFIVGDGPFFDRYHRKSQRINKRIRKNDNLIIMMGNRTDISAFYRRADVYVGMGTTALEAAFFKTPVIVASFHPYHTSSIGYFSRIVYESVGEVVPSRVSFTSYSDMMFELYKNQKLREDLSDNGYKKICDMYLAEIVMKKWIVAYNDILLDKQHILSLDLDDMIYFRDSKRLRIKKFLQSLTRLAQL